A region of Cellulophaga sp. RHA19 DNA encodes the following proteins:
- a CDS encoding hydroxypyruvate isomerase family protein, with translation MKRRSFIQKSALTTGAISLSGAYGYASLKNTEAKHKFNLNYAPHFGMFSNHAKSLEDQLRFMADEGFTALEDNTMLSRDVVTQKKLAKTMQRLNLDMGVFVAHEISWKKPSLASGDLVLRNKFLSEIKSSVEVAKRVNAKWVTVVPGHVDLRLSMGYQTAHVVESLKQASAILEPHGIIMVLEPLNFRDHPGLFLSESPQAYEICKAVDSPSCKILFDIYHQQIQEGNLIPNMEASWDEIAYIQIGDNPGRKEPTTGEINYKNVFKFIYDKKYTGILGMEHGNSKPNKVGERAVIDAYKEVDLFL, from the coding sequence ATGAAAAGAAGAAGTTTTATACAAAAATCGGCATTAACTACAGGTGCAATATCGCTAAGTGGTGCTTATGGGTATGCTTCTTTAAAAAATACAGAGGCAAAGCATAAATTTAATTTAAACTATGCACCTCATTTTGGAATGTTTTCTAATCACGCCAAAAGCTTAGAGGATCAGTTGCGTTTTATGGCAGATGAGGGTTTTACGGCTTTAGAGGATAATACCATGCTTAGTAGAGATGTAGTTACACAAAAAAAGTTAGCTAAGACTATGCAGCGCTTAAATTTAGATATGGGTGTTTTTGTAGCTCATGAAATTTCTTGGAAGAAACCAAGTTTGGCGTCAGGGGATTTAGTTCTTAGAAATAAGTTTTTATCTGAGATTAAGAGCTCTGTAGAGGTTGCTAAGCGCGTTAATGCCAAGTGGGTTACAGTTGTTCCTGGGCACGTAGATTTAAGGTTGTCTATGGGTTACCAAACTGCACACGTAGTTGAGTCTTTAAAGCAAGCGTCTGCTATTTTAGAGCCTCACGGGATAATTATGGTACTGGAACCTTTAAATTTTAGAGATCATCCAGGATTGTTTTTGTCAGAGTCGCCACAGGCGTATGAAATATGTAAGGCTGTAGATTCGCCATCTTGTAAAATTCTATTTGATATTTATCATCAACAAATACAAGAGGGTAACTTAATTCCTAATATGGAGGCAAGTTGGGATGAGATTGCCTATATACAAATTGGTGATAACCCAGGAAGAAAAGAGCCTACTACAGGTGAAATAAACTATAAAAATGTTTTTAAGTTTATTTATGATAAAAAATATACTGGTATTTTAGGTATGGAACATGGTAACTCTAAGCCAAATAAAGTTGGTGAGCGTGCAGTTATAGATGCTTATAAAGAAGTAGATTTGTTTTTGTAA
- a CDS encoding gluconate 2-dehydrogenase subunit 3 family protein — protein MNRRLALKNLGLSLGYVVATPTLISIVQSCKNDKGVAFTPEFFSVEEGGVVVTLMDIILPKTDSPSASEAGVHMFVDQYINISNTKEEKALFKAKMANFLSLAKSNAGKDAVTDVTAEELEKTLAGCLKLSETQIEAQDKAMQNYNKAIANGEVAELDLNSGAIAFAHELRGWTIHGFKVTEEIAKNFLAFDPIPGKYIPCGTVDEFTGGKAWAL, from the coding sequence ATGAATAGAAGATTAGCACTTAAGAACTTAGGTTTGTCATTAGGCTATGTTGTAGCTACGCCAACCTTAATTAGTATTGTACAAAGCTGTAAAAATGATAAAGGTGTTGCTTTTACTCCAGAATTCTTTTCAGTAGAAGAAGGTGGTGTTGTAGTAACTCTTATGGATATTATACTGCCAAAAACAGATTCTCCTTCTGCTTCAGAGGCAGGTGTGCATATGTTTGTAGATCAGTATATTAATATATCTAATACAAAGGAGGAAAAAGCCTTGTTTAAAGCAAAAATGGCTAATTTTTTAAGCCTAGCTAAAAGTAATGCAGGTAAGGATGCTGTTACAGATGTTACGGCAGAAGAGTTAGAGAAAACTTTGGCTGGTTGTTTAAAGCTGTCCGAAACACAAATAGAGGCTCAGGATAAGGCTATGCAAAATTACAATAAAGCTATCGCTAACGGAGAGGTTGCGGAGTTAGATCTTAATTCTGGAGCTATTGCTTTTGCGCACGAGCTAAGAGGATGGACTATTCATGGCTTTAAAGTTACTGAGGAGATTGCTAAGAACTTTTTAGCTTTTGATCCTATTCCGGGTAAATATATTCCTTGTGGAACTGTTGATGAGTTTACAGGCGGAAAAGCTTGGGCTCTATAA
- a CDS encoding GMC oxidoreductase — MGKFYYNEEQESYDAIVVGTGISGGWAAKELCEAGLKTLILERGRMVTHRDDYTTAFKESWDLPNNGAISPEEKAKQLKQSRTGYTTNADTKHWFVNDLKHPYNETKRFDWMRGYHVGGRSIMWGRHSYRWSDIDFEANKNDGHGVDWPVRYKDIAPWYDKVETFIGVSGESLGLPQLPDSKFEPMMPLNCVEEKLKESVAENFDGRVVTAGRVAHITSDKKFAGDGRSKCQYRNRCSRGCPFGAYFSSNSSTLPTAEATGNLTLRPDSIVYEVIYDEKTKKATGVKVIDRLTKEKIEFKAKVIFLCASAIASTSILMQSKSDTFPNGMGNESDQLGRNIMDHHLGCGANGKFDGFEDKYYKGRKANGVYIPRFRNLGGDTDRKEFLRGYGYQGGATRGNWQEVIAETAYGKDLKDAVLKPGGWTMGIMGFGEVLPYEDNRFTLDYNKLDDWGLPTITFDAEFKENELKMREDIKEQAAAMLKSAGLRDVNVYDNIGALGLGIHEMGTARMGHDPKTSVLNKYNQVHAVPNVYVTDGSFMTSASCVNPSLTYMAFTARAANHAAEQLKKGLL; from the coding sequence ATGGGCAAATTTTATTATAACGAAGAACAAGAGTCTTATGATGCTATTGTTGTAGGAACTGGTATAAGTGGAGGATGGGCTGCTAAAGAATTATGTGAAGCTGGTTTAAAGACTTTAATATTAGAAAGGGGTAGAATGGTAACACATAGAGATGATTACACTACTGCTTTTAAAGAATCTTGGGATTTGCCAAACAACGGAGCTATTTCTCCTGAAGAAAAAGCAAAGCAGTTAAAGCAGTCTAGAACAGGTTACACTACAAATGCAGATACTAAGCATTGGTTTGTTAATGATTTAAAACACCCTTATAATGAAACAAAACGTTTTGATTGGATGCGTGGTTACCACGTTGGTGGTAGATCTATAATGTGGGGTAGGCATAGTTACCGTTGGAGTGATATAGATTTTGAAGCAAATAAGAATGATGGTCATGGTGTAGATTGGCCTGTTCGCTATAAAGATATTGCCCCATGGTATGATAAGGTAGAAACATTTATTGGTGTCTCTGGAGAAAGTTTAGGATTGCCTCAGTTACCAGATAGTAAGTTTGAGCCAATGATGCCACTTAATTGTGTAGAAGAAAAATTAAAAGAAAGCGTAGCCGAAAATTTTGACGGTCGTGTTGTTACCGCTGGTAGAGTTGCCCACATTACCAGTGATAAAAAATTTGCAGGAGACGGAAGATCTAAATGTCAATATCGTAACCGTTGTAGTAGAGGATGTCCTTTTGGAGCTTACTTTAGTAGTAACTCATCTACTTTGCCAACTGCAGAGGCTACCGGTAACTTAACACTTAGACCAGACTCTATAGTTTACGAGGTTATTTATGATGAAAAAACAAAAAAAGCGACAGGAGTTAAAGTTATAGATAGATTAACAAAAGAAAAAATTGAGTTTAAGGCTAAAGTGATTTTCTTATGTGCTTCTGCTATAGCATCTACATCTATACTAATGCAGTCTAAGTCTGATACTTTTCCTAATGGTATGGGGAACGAATCAGATCAATTAGGAAGAAACATTATGGATCATCACTTAGGTTGTGGAGCTAATGGTAAGTTTGATGGTTTTGAAGATAAATACTATAAAGGAAGAAAAGCTAATGGTGTGTATATTCCAAGGTTTAGGAATTTAGGAGGTGATACAGATCGTAAAGAATTTTTAAGAGGTTATGGTTACCAGGGTGGTGCAACTAGAGGTAATTGGCAAGAAGTTATTGCGGAAACCGCTTACGGTAAAGATTTAAAAGACGCTGTTTTAAAGCCAGGAGGTTGGACAATGGGTATTATGGGCTTTGGTGAAGTTTTACCTTACGAGGATAATAGATTTACCTTAGATTATAATAAATTGGATGATTGGGGATTACCAACTATTACTTTTGATGCTGAGTTTAAAGAGAACGAGCTTAAAATGCGAGAAGATATAAAAGAGCAAGCTGCTGCTATGTTAAAATCTGCAGGATTAAGAGATGTTAATGTATATGATAATATAGGTGCTCTAGGCTTAGGTATTCACGAGATGGGTACTGCTCGTATGGGGCATGATCCAAAAACATCGGTATTAAACAAGTATAACCAAGTACATGCTGTGCCAAATGTTTATGTTACAGATGGTTCTTTTATGACCTCTGCTTCATGTGTTAACCCATCGTTAACATATATGGCTTTTACAGCAAGAGCGGCTAACCATGCTGCAGAACAACTTAAAAAAGGATTATTATAA
- a CDS encoding sugar phosphate isomerase/epimerase family protein, which translates to MKVKNLVSQSVKYPLILLVFCFASCKDAPKKTEDIKEEVAATTTDVQKPFFKLSLAQWSLHKQVFDGGNPYDFAEKANKLGFTGLEYVSALYNDVKEANYSDEAMAEFVAKSNEAAKKHGMTNVLIMIDGQGNLALADADERKKAVESHYKWVIAAAEMGCHAIRVNLAGATEEKEWIASSVDGLKQLGTFAKEHNINVIVENHGGLSSNGKLLSEVMSLVNMDNVGTLPDFGNFCIKKSEEGCEEMYDNYKGVTELMPYAKAVSAKSYNFDANGNETKIDYAKMLQIVKDAGYTGFIGVEYEGDEKGEEEGIIATRDLLVNASKNLK; encoded by the coding sequence ATGAAAGTTAAAAACCTAGTTAGCCAGAGTGTAAAATACCCATTAATTTTACTTGTTTTCTGTTTTGCATCTTGTAAGGATGCGCCTAAAAAAACTGAAGACATAAAAGAAGAAGTTGCTGCCACAACTACAGACGTGCAAAAACCTTTTTTTAAATTGTCTTTAGCACAATGGTCTTTACATAAACAAGTTTTTGATGGCGGTAATCCTTATGATTTTGCTGAAAAAGCAAATAAATTAGGTTTTACTGGCTTAGAATACGTGAGTGCTCTTTACAATGATGTTAAAGAAGCTAATTATTCTGATGAAGCAATGGCTGAATTTGTAGCAAAATCTAATGAAGCTGCAAAAAAACACGGAATGACAAATGTTTTAATAATGATAGATGGTCAAGGAAACCTTGCCCTAGCAGATGCTGATGAACGTAAAAAAGCTGTTGAAAGTCATTACAAATGGGTTATAGCAGCTGCAGAAATGGGTTGCCACGCTATACGTGTAAACTTAGCAGGTGCTACTGAAGAAAAAGAATGGATAGCTAGTTCTGTAGATGGACTGAAACAACTTGGAACTTTTGCCAAAGAACACAACATAAACGTAATTGTAGAAAACCACGGTGGCTTATCATCTAATGGTAAATTACTTTCTGAAGTAATGAGCCTGGTAAATATGGATAACGTTGGTACACTACCAGACTTTGGTAACTTTTGTATTAAAAAGTCTGAAGAAGGTTGCGAAGAAATGTACGATAATTACAAAGGAGTAACAGAACTAATGCCTTATGCTAAAGCAGTTAGTGCAAAGTCTTATAATTTTGATGCTAATGGCAACGAAACTAAAATAGATTATGCTAAAATGCTACAAATTGTTAAAGATGCTGGCTACACTGGTTTTATTGGTGTTGAGTATGAAGGTGATGAAAAAGGTGAAGAAGAAGGAATTATTGCAACTAGAGATTTATTAGTTAATGCATCAAAAAATCTAAAATAA
- a CDS encoding Gfo/Idh/MocA family protein, with protein sequence MSKKIRLGILGGGGDSLIGVLHRVASFINDNYQITGAVFNPDFNASVSFAKQIDIPTNRIYKDFDTLVEEELKLPEEERIQVCSILTPNFLHFPMAKKLLENGFNVICEKPMTTTYEEAKILQATLEKAGTIFAVTHTYTGYPMVRQMREMIKAGAIGDIQKVDAQYYQGWINPIIHEKDKRSSTWRLDPEKSGISCCMGDIGVHAFNMIEYTTGMQIKSLLADLNYLYDDNKMDIDGTALIRFNSNAKGIIRSSQIATGEENGLTIRIYGNKGGLKWEQENPNYLYVMSDDKPVQIYKPGHAYNSDLSLDGTKLPPGHPEGIFDAMANIYLGVARAVRGEKYNDGEFPTMLDGVRGLNFIQGSVTSHQKGNVWIDLD encoded by the coding sequence ATGAGTAAAAAAATTAGACTAGGAATACTAGGCGGTGGCGGAGATTCATTAATTGGTGTTTTACACAGAGTTGCTTCTTTTATTAATGACAATTACCAAATTACTGGTGCTGTTTTTAATCCAGATTTTAATGCAAGTGTTAGTTTTGCCAAACAAATTGACATTCCTACTAACAGAATATATAAAGATTTTGACACTCTTGTTGAAGAGGAATTAAAGTTACCTGAAGAAGAAAGAATACAGGTTTGCTCTATTTTAACTCCAAACTTTTTACATTTTCCTATGGCTAAAAAGTTATTAGAAAATGGATTTAATGTTATTTGTGAAAAACCAATGACAACTACCTATGAGGAGGCTAAAATTTTACAAGCTACTTTAGAAAAAGCAGGTACCATTTTTGCCGTAACACATACGTATACTGGTTACCCAATGGTACGTCAAATGCGAGAAATGATTAAAGCTGGCGCTATAGGAGATATTCAAAAAGTAGATGCACAATATTACCAAGGATGGATAAACCCAATTATTCATGAAAAAGATAAAAGATCTTCTACTTGGCGTTTAGACCCTGAAAAATCTGGCATTAGCTGTTGTATGGGCGATATAGGAGTACATGCTTTTAATATGATTGAGTACACAACTGGAATGCAAATAAAATCTTTGTTAGCAGATTTAAATTATTTGTATGATGACAATAAAATGGATATTGACGGCACCGCTTTAATTCGTTTTAACAGCAACGCTAAAGGCATTATAAGGTCTAGCCAAATAGCAACAGGTGAAGAAAACGGACTTACCATTAGAATATACGGAAATAAAGGCGGTTTAAAATGGGAGCAAGAAAACCCTAATTACTTGTATGTTATGAGTGATGACAAGCCTGTACAAATTTACAAACCTGGACACGCTTATAATTCGGACTTATCTTTAGATGGCACAAAATTACCTCCAGGACATCCAGAAGGTATTTTTGATGCAATGGCAAATATTTACTTAGGTGTTGCCAGAGCAGTTAGAGGAGAAAAGTATAACGATGGCGAGTTCCCAACAATGTTAGATGGTGTACGTGGCCTTAACTTTATACAAGGTAGTGTAACATCACATCAAAAAGGAAATGTTTGGATAGATTTAGATTAA
- a CDS encoding ASCH domain-containing protein, whose protein sequence is MENNRSAKSLWGDYLDKHLEDAFVEDPKVEHFCDNEKDANECVLLVEKGIKKATTHSLLGLQLRKERLPKIGDFRIVTDWEGQAKCIVRTTAVKLKPLFSIDENYAQKEGEGDKSLKYWKTTHVDYYKRELAEFKKQPTDSMIVVCEEFEKVF, encoded by the coding sequence GTGGAAAACAATAGGTCAGCTAAGAGTTTATGGGGAGATTATTTAGATAAGCATTTAGAAGATGCTTTTGTAGAAGACCCTAAAGTAGAGCATTTTTGTGATAATGAAAAAGATGCTAATGAATGTGTTTTATTAGTAGAAAAAGGGATAAAAAAAGCAACAACACACTCGCTTTTAGGATTGCAACTGCGTAAAGAGCGTTTGCCAAAAATTGGAGATTTTAGAATTGTTACAGATTGGGAAGGACAAGCAAAATGCATTGTGCGTACTACAGCTGTAAAGTTAAAACCTTTGTTTAGTATTGATGAAAATTATGCGCAAAAAGAAGGTGAGGGAGATAAAAGTTTAAAATACTGGAAAACCACACACGTAGATTATTATAAGAGAGAGTTGGCGGAGTTTAAAAAGCAACCTACGGATAGTATGATTGTGGTTTGTGAAGAGTTTGAAAAAGTTTTTTAA
- a CDS encoding sugar phosphate isomerase/epimerase family protein — protein sequence MKTIKGPSVFLAQFIDSKAPFNSLEGLCKWAADLGYKGIQIPTWETFLIDLDKAADSQEYCDELKAKVNSYGLEIAELSTHLQGQLVAVHPAYDVMFDGFAPEHLRGNPKARTEWAIETVKKAGTASRRLGIKSHATFSGSLLWHTMHPWPQRPPGLVELGFEELATRWLPILDHFDKEDVDVCYEIHPGEDLHDGDTFERFLEATGNHKRVNILYDPSHFVLQQLDYIAFIDHYHPYIKSFHVKDSEFNPTGKKGAFGGYNDWKDRAGRYRSLGDGQIDFKTIFSKLTQYGCDVWATMEWECCIKSPEQGATEGAKFIQDHIIEATEKTFDDFAKTGTDKEMLKKMLGI from the coding sequence ATGAAGACAATTAAAGGTCCATCGGTTTTTTTAGCACAATTTATAGACAGTAAAGCACCATTTAATTCTTTAGAAGGACTATGCAAATGGGCGGCTGACCTTGGCTATAAGGGAATACAAATTCCTACTTGGGAAACTTTTTTAATAGATTTAGATAAAGCAGCAGATAGTCAAGAATATTGTGATGAGCTAAAAGCAAAAGTTAACTCTTACGGCCTAGAGATTGCAGAACTATCTACTCATTTACAAGGACAGTTGGTTGCTGTACACCCAGCTTATGACGTTATGTTTGATGGTTTTGCACCAGAACACTTAAGAGGCAACCCAAAGGCAAGAACAGAATGGGCAATAGAAACCGTTAAAAAAGCAGGTACCGCAAGCAGAAGATTAGGTATTAAATCCCACGCTACTTTTTCTGGTTCTTTACTATGGCATACAATGCACCCTTGGCCACAAAGACCTCCTGGTTTAGTGGAGCTTGGTTTTGAAGAACTAGCTACCAGATGGCTACCAATTTTAGATCATTTTGACAAGGAAGATGTAGATGTTTGTTATGAAATTCACCCAGGGGAAGATCTTCACGATGGTGATACTTTTGAACGCTTTTTAGAAGCTACTGGCAATCATAAACGTGTAAATATATTGTATGACCCTAGTCATTTTGTACTGCAACAATTAGATTATATTGCCTTTATAGATCATTACCACCCATACATAAAATCTTTTCACGTAAAAGATTCTGAATTTAATCCTACAGGAAAAAAAGGCGCTTTTGGAGGTTATAACGACTGGAAAGATAGAGCTGGAAGATACCGTTCTTTAGGAGATGGCCAAATAGATTTTAAAACCATTTTCTCTAAACTTACCCAATACGGATGTGATGTTTGGGCTACTATGGAATGGGAATGCTGTATTAAAAGCCCAGAGCAAGGCGCAACCGAAGGTGCAAAATTTATACAAGATCACATAATTGAAGCTACAGAAAAAACTTTTGATGATTTTGCCAAAACTGGCACCGATAAAGAAATGCTAAAAAAAATGCTTGGCATTTAA
- a CDS encoding 3-keto-disaccharide hydrolase: MKKTLLIVCLSALAFSCKDKAPKETKEAEATAENTIKEEPKENEWTVLFDGSNLDNLKLYGNNNAIENWKIEDDALVFYPPTDRPKDTYYNLVTKEKYTNFVLSIDWKISEGGNSGIFWGIKDDGTYGQPYETGLEVQVLDNKNHPDAKNGTDRQAGALYDMVAPSKDATKPVGEWNTAVITINHKTNKGSSVLNGVTVAEFPLNGKDWDNLLKNSKFNGWDGFAKYKTGKIGVQDHGNIVSYRNIKIKELD; encoded by the coding sequence ATGAAAAAGACATTACTAATAGTTTGCCTATCCGCTTTAGCCTTTAGCTGTAAAGACAAAGCCCCTAAAGAAACTAAAGAAGCAGAAGCTACTGCAGAAAACACTATTAAAGAAGAACCTAAAGAAAATGAATGGACGGTTTTGTTTGATGGTAGCAACCTAGATAATTTAAAGTTATACGGAAACAACAATGCCATAGAAAACTGGAAGATAGAAGATGACGCTTTGGTTTTTTACCCACCCACAGATCGTCCAAAAGACACTTATTATAACCTTGTAACAAAAGAAAAGTACACAAACTTTGTCTTGTCTATAGATTGGAAAATTTCTGAAGGCGGTAACAGTGGTATTTTTTGGGGAATTAAAGATGATGGCACGTACGGACAGCCTTACGAAACTGGCTTAGAAGTACAAGTGTTAGATAATAAAAACCACCCTGACGCAAAAAACGGAACAGATCGCCAAGCTGGTGCGCTGTATGATATGGTTGCACCAAGTAAAGATGCTACAAAACCTGTTGGAGAGTGGAATACTGCCGTTATTACAATAAACCACAAAACAAACAAAGGCAGCTCTGTTTTAAACGGAGTTACTGTTGCTGAGTTTCCTTTAAATGGTAAGGACTGGGATAATCTATTAAAAAACTCAAAATTTAATGGCTGGGATGGTTTTGCTAAATACAAAACAGGAAAAATAGGTGTACAAGATCACGGAAATATTGTCTCTTACAGAAATATAAAAATTAAAGAACTAGATTAA
- a CDS encoding 3-keto-disaccharide hydrolase: MKKILLSVLGIALLFSCQEKVTNKTTEAPKEEDYIVYEEYSGTEPTKPEETELYKPVPPTVTPAKNNAAPSDAIVLFSGANLDEWTNADGNQTAPWDVDKEGGFFTVKDKSGDIKTKKEFGSIQLHIEWRSPAEVLRDGQNRANSGVFLQDRYEIQVLDNNDNDTYVNGQVGSIYKQHIPLAKASVPTGEWNTYDVVYHEPEFNKEGKKIKSGTLTLLHNGILVLDHVEIKGTTPYIGWPKNEAHGKAPIRLQDHGDNSRVSYSNIWVREL, encoded by the coding sequence ATGAAAAAGATTTTACTATCCGTATTAGGCATAGCATTGTTGTTTTCTTGTCAAGAAAAAGTGACTAACAAAACTACAGAAGCTCCTAAAGAAGAAGATTATATTGTATATGAAGAATACAGCGGCACAGAACCTACAAAACCTGAAGAAACAGAACTATACAAGCCAGTTCCGCCAACAGTTACTCCAGCAAAAAATAACGCAGCCCCTAGCGACGCTATTGTTCTTTTTAGCGGTGCAAATTTAGACGAATGGACCAACGCAGATGGCAATCAAACAGCTCCATGGGATGTTGATAAAGAAGGTGGTTTTTTTACTGTAAAAGACAAGTCTGGAGATATTAAAACAAAAAAAGAATTTGGGAGTATACAGCTACATATAGAATGGAGATCACCTGCTGAAGTTTTAAGAGATGGACAAAACCGTGCAAATAGTGGTGTATTTCTTCAAGATAGGTATGAGATTCAAGTACTAGATAATAATGATAATGATACTTATGTAAACGGACAAGTAGGGTCTATTTACAAACAACATATTCCGCTTGCAAAAGCATCTGTACCAACAGGAGAATGGAATACTTACGATGTTGTTTATCATGAACCAGAATTTAATAAAGAAGGCAAAAAAATAAAGTCTGGAACATTAACTCTTTTACACAACGGAATTCTTGTTTTAGACCATGTAGAAATTAAAGGAACTACACCTTATATTGGATGGCCTAAAAACGAAGCTCACGGCAAAGCTCCAATAAGACTGCAAGACCATGGTGATAACAGCAGAGTTAGCTACAGCAACATTTGGGTAAGAGAATTATAA
- a CDS encoding YicC/YloC family endoribonuclease: protein MIQSMTGFGKHVVQLPSKKITIEIKSLNSKSLDLNARMPSAYREKELELRKTIANGLQRGKIDFNLYIESTGADTSAQINESVVKQYMQQLKAIAEGDDVKLLEMALRLPDAMKTEREEIDAEEYKAIQNTLIEALKEINVFRTEEGAVLEQDFKQRISSLENLLEQVIAIDPDRQAAVRERLDKAVSDLKTEVDQNRFEQELIYYLEKYDITEEKVRLANHLAYFTTTINSDDSNGKKLGFISQEIGREINTIGSKANYAPMQQLVVQMKDELEKIKEQMLNVL from the coding sequence ATGATTCAGTCCATGACCGGATTTGGAAAACACGTAGTGCAACTTCCATCAAAGAAAATTACCATTGAAATTAAATCTTTAAACAGTAAAAGTTTAGATTTAAATGCACGTATGCCTTCTGCATACAGAGAGAAAGAGCTGGAGTTACGTAAAACTATTGCTAACGGTTTACAAAGAGGTAAAATAGACTTCAATTTATATATTGAAAGTACCGGAGCAGACACATCTGCACAAATAAACGAAAGTGTTGTAAAACAATACATGCAACAACTAAAAGCTATTGCTGAAGGTGATGATGTAAAACTTTTAGAAATGGCATTGCGCCTACCTGACGCAATGAAAACAGAGCGTGAAGAAATTGATGCTGAAGAATATAAAGCTATACAAAATACACTTATAGAAGCTCTAAAAGAAATTAATGTATTTAGAACCGAAGAAGGTGCTGTTTTAGAGCAAGATTTTAAACAACGCATATCTTCTTTAGAAAACTTATTAGAACAGGTTATTGCTATAGATCCTGATAGACAAGCAGCTGTACGTGAACGTCTGGACAAAGCTGTTTCTGATTTAAAAACTGAAGTAGACCAAAACAGGTTTGAACAAGAACTTATTTACTATTTAGAAAAATACGATATCACTGAAGAAAAAGTACGCTTAGCAAACCACTTGGCATACTTTACTACAACCATAAACTCTGACGATTCTAACGGAAAAAAATTAGGTTTCATTTCTCAAGAAATAGGAAGAGAAATTAATACAATTGGCTCTAAAGCTAATTATGCACCAATGCAACAGTTAGTAGTGCAAATGAAAGACGAACTAGAGAAGATTAAAGAACAAATGCTAAATGTTTTATAA
- the gmk gene encoding guanylate kinase: MKGGKLIIFSAPSGSGKTTIVRHLLGKENLNLAFSVSATSRPKRGKEKDGEHYYFLSLSEFKNHIKNDDFLEWEEVYRDNFYGTLKTEVERLWAEGKNVIFDIDVVGGLRIKKKFPEQTLAVFVKPPSIDELKIRLKKRSTESDDKINMRIAKASVELATAPQFDTVIKNYDLDTALAEAEKLVADFISKPNS; the protein is encoded by the coding sequence ATGAAAGGCGGTAAACTTATCATATTTTCAGCACCATCTGGCAGCGGAAAAACTACTATTGTAAGACACTTATTAGGTAAAGAAAATTTAAATTTAGCATTTTCTGTTTCTGCTACATCTAGACCAAAAAGAGGTAAAGAAAAAGACGGAGAACACTACTATTTTTTATCGTTATCAGAATTTAAAAACCACATTAAAAACGATGACTTTTTAGAGTGGGAAGAAGTTTATAGAGATAACTTTTATGGAACTTTAAAAACCGAAGTAGAGCGTTTATGGGCAGAAGGCAAAAACGTAATTTTTGATATTGATGTTGTAGGAGGCTTAAGAATTAAAAAGAAGTTTCCAGAACAAACATTAGCTGTTTTTGTGAAGCCACCAAGTATTGATGAGCTAAAAATTAGACTAAAAAAACGCAGTACAGAAAGTGATGATAAAATAAATATGCGAATTGCTAAAGCATCTGTAGAGCTAGCAACTGCACCGCAATTTGATACTGTTATTAAAAATTATGATTTAGATACTGCTTTAGCTGAAGCAGAAAAATTGGTTGCAGATTTTATTAGCAAGCCAAACTCATAA
- the nadD gene encoding nicotinate (nicotinamide) nucleotide adenylyltransferase encodes MKKVGLYFGTFNPIHLGHLVIANHLVEFTDLDEVWFVITPQSPFKTKQSLLDNNHRYQMVLEATEEYPKLKPSNIEFNLPQPNYTVHTLAHLLEKYPTGYDFSLIMGEDNLKSLHKWKNYEVILENHDIYVYPRVSSGTVDHQFKNNPKIKMVTDAPIMEISSTFIRKNHRLGKNITPLLPAAVFKYMDEMNFYR; translated from the coding sequence ATGAAAAAAGTAGGGTTATATTTTGGAACCTTTAACCCAATACACCTAGGGCATTTAGTTATTGCAAACCACTTGGTAGAATTTACAGATTTAGACGAGGTTTGGTTTGTAATAACACCACAAAGTCCGTTTAAAACAAAGCAATCTTTATTAGATAACAATCACAGATACCAAATGGTTTTAGAAGCAACAGAGGAGTACCCTAAGCTTAAACCATCTAATATAGAGTTTAATCTACCACAACCCAATTACACGGTACACACTTTAGCTCACTTGCTAGAGAAGTACCCAACTGGTTATGATTTTTCATTAATTATGGGAGAAGACAATTTAAAAAGTCTTCACAAATGGAAAAACTACGAGGTAATTTTAGAAAATCATGATATATATGTATACCCTAGAGTTTCTAGCGGTACTGTAGATCATCAATTTAAAAATAATCCTAAAATTAAAATGGTTACTGATGCGCCAATTATGGAAATCTCATCTACATTTATTCGTAAAAACCATAGATTAGGAAAAAACATAACTCCATTGCTACCTGCAGCTGTATTTAAATATATGGATGAAATGAATTTTTATAGGTAA